Within the Maribacter sp. BPC-D8 genome, the region CAAAGCAGCTGATGTAACTGACTTTCAAAACATTATCATCAAACTAAAAGATGATGTAAATACCTTAGATGCCGTAACCGTAAATGCAGGAACATTCAATGCCGGAGATAATGCCAAGGTAACTGCGTTAAAACCCCTAGATATTGTAACCACAGCAGGAGCACTTGGTGATTTCGTGGGAGCATTACAAACATTACCAGGCACATCTAACGTTGCAGAAGATGGTCGATTATTTGTTAGAGGTGGCGATGCAGAAGAAACTCAAATTTTTGTCGATGGTATGCGTGTATTTACGCCCTACTCCCCTTCTGCAAATAACATTCCGTCTAGAGGTAGATTATCTCCTTTCTTATTTAAAGGCATTACATTCTCTACAGGTGGTTACTCAGCCGAATACGGGCAAGCATTATCAAGTGTTCTACTTTTAAATAGTATAAGTGAACCACAAGAAGAAAAAACTGAAATTTCAATAATGACAGTCGGACTAGGACTTGGGAATACCCAAAAATGGAAGAAGAGTTCTCTGAGTTTAAACACATCTTATATAAATTTAGCGCCTTATCAAAATCTGTATCCTGACAACAATGAATGGCATAAGCCAATAGAATCTGTCGGTGGAGAAGCTGTGTATCGATATAAATTTAATAACGACGGATTACTAAAGGTTTATGGCGCCTATAGTTCAGTAAATTTTGACTTAACACAAGAAGATATTAATGAAGCAGATGGTATTCGCTTCGGACTTAAAAATAGAAATCTATACATCAACTCCTCTTACCAAGATTTCTTAGAAAAAGACTGGAGCATTGCCACAGGTATTAGTTTTGCAAATGACCGTTCTGAAATAAAATATAATGATTCTAACATTACGGATATTGAAAACTCAGCACATCTAAAAATCGCATTTAAAAAGTTCTTTTCTAGTCGCTATAAACTCAACTTTGGGGCAGAATACTTCGTTACCAACTTTACAGAAGACTACCAAGATACTAGCTTTGAAAATGAATTTGAATTCGATAATAATATTTTCAGCAGTTTTATTGAGACCGATATTTTCTTCTCCAAAAAATTTGCCACTAAGATTGGGATTAGAGGAGAATACTCTGAGTTACTGCAAGAGTTTAATATTTCACCAAGATTATCATTAGCATACAAAGCCGGCTCAAACTCGCAATTCTCATTAGCATATGGTGAGTTCTTTCAAAACCCGAAGAACGATTACTTAAAGTATAATTCTGATTTCAAAGCCGAGAATACAACCCATTATATTGCCAACTATCAGTATGTAAAAAACAAACAGATTTTTAGAGCTGAAGCATACTACAAAAATTACGGAGACTTAGTAAAATATGATACTCCGTTCGCACTATCAACTTCTACATATAATAACTCTGGAAATGGATATGCAAAAGGCTTGGATATTTTCTGGAGAGATAATAAAACCATTAAAAACACAGAGTATTGGATGTCGTACTCTTACTTAGATACTGAAAGGAATTACCAGAACTACCCAACAAGTGCAACGCCTGATTTTGCATCAAAACATAATGCCTCTTTAGTAGTTAAACGCTGGATAGAAGATTGGAAAAGTCAAGTAGGGTTGAGTTATAATTATGCTTCTGGCCGCAGCTATACCGACCCTAACAAAGGAGGATTCTTAACGGAACAGGCCAAAAGCTTCAATTCGTTAAATGCCAACTATGCTTACTTAATCAGTCCGCAGAAAATATTATATCTATCTGTGAGTAACGTATTAGGAACTCAAAATGTAAACGGTTACCAATACGCAAACCAAGCAAATACAGATGGAATGTTTGATAGAAGAACAATTACACCTGCTGCAGACCGCTTCTTTTTCATTGGTTTCTTTTGGACGATAAGTGACAATAAAGATGACAATCAACTAGATAACCTTTAAAAATTACAATTCAATACAAAGAACCTACAACTGGGTCATCTATTTTATCAAAAACAATGGAATAGAAAGATATTTGAATAACAATAAATAACATCAAAAAACTATACATCATGAAATCAGTACTACTAATTGCCACGTTTATTTTCACACTTAGCTTAACTGCGCAAACACCTTATGAAAAAGGGATGAATGATGCATTTGCATTATGGAAGCAACAAAAGAATACAGAAGCCGTGCAACTATTTGAAAGAATCGCATCTGTAGAAACTGATAATTGGTTACCATCATATTATGCAGGATTAATTGAAATAGTAAGCAGTTTTGGATTAAAAGATGAAGCACTGCTAACTACCAAACTAACCAGAGCAAAAGGGTTTCTAGATAACGCATCGTCAATATCAAAAGACAACCCAGAAATAATGATTTCTTATGCCCTTTTAAATACAGCATACATTGCTTTTGACGGTGCAAAATACGGAATGACATTATCGGGTGAAAACATAGCAATCTATAAAAAAGCACAAGCCATAGCACCAAACAACCCAAGAGTACTTTTAGGAAAAACAGAATGGGATATGGGAACAGCCAAATTCTTTGGTAAATCTATCACTCCCTATTGCGAAGATGTTGAACGTGCCATTA harbors:
- a CDS encoding TonB-dependent receptor, which codes for MKTLLFLLLTLFCCNLFAQSTISGKVIDQQGMPIMSANIYLKGTYDGTATNDEGLFSFETATTGTQTLIASSISFESYSKAADVTDFQNIIIKLKDDVNTLDAVTVNAGTFNAGDNAKVTALKPLDIVTTAGALGDFVGALQTLPGTSNVAEDGRLFVRGGDAEETQIFVDGMRVFTPYSPSANNIPSRGRLSPFLFKGITFSTGGYSAEYGQALSSVLLLNSISEPQEEKTEISIMTVGLGLGNTQKWKKSSLSLNTSYINLAPYQNLYPDNNEWHKPIESVGGEAVYRYKFNNDGLLKVYGAYSSVNFDLTQEDINEADGIRFGLKNRNLYINSSYQDFLEKDWSIATGISFANDRSEIKYNDSNITDIENSAHLKIAFKKFFSSRYKLNFGAEYFVTNFTEDYQDTSFENEFEFDNNIFSSFIETDIFFSKKFATKIGIRGEYSELLQEFNISPRLSLAYKAGSNSQFSLAYGEFFQNPKNDYLKYNSDFKAENTTHYIANYQYVKNKQIFRAEAYYKNYGDLVKYDTPFALSTSTYNNSGNGYAKGLDIFWRDNKTIKNTEYWMSYSYLDTERNYQNYPTSATPDFASKHNASLVVKRWIEDWKSQVGLSYNYASGRSYTDPNKGGFLTEQAKSFNSLNANYAYLISPQKILYLSVSNVLGTQNVNGYQYANQANTDGMFDRRTITPAADRFFFIGFFWTISDNKDDNQLDNL
- a CDS encoding tetratricopeptide repeat protein translates to MKSVLLIATFIFTLSLTAQTPYEKGMNDAFALWKQQKNTEAVQLFERIASVETDNWLPSYYAGLIEIVSSFGLKDEALLTTKLTRAKGFLDNASSISKDNPEIMISYALLNTAYIAFDGAKYGMTLSGENIAIYKKAQAIAPNNPRVLLGKTEWDMGTAKFFGKSITPYCEDVERAIILFNEEEQTIPYYPYTGLERANEISSNCKKETSPN